The Faecalibacter sp. LW9 genome has a segment encoding these proteins:
- a CDS encoding acetate uptake transporter, translated as MENIYTIKDQTANPGPLGLYGFALTTILLNIHNAGFFPVNSMIMGMGIFFGGGAQFIAGVMEWKRGNHFGSIAFMAYGAFWLSLVFTWLAPGVLGAEKADGNAMGCYLGMWGLFTLVNFIQTLKGHTVGKLLFGSLTLLFFLLAAGNFTGSELILNIAGYVGIVCGFIAFYEASTIMINRTFEKDILPL; from the coding sequence ATGGAAAATATTTACACTATTAAAGATCAAACAGCCAATCCCGGACCATTAGGTTTATATGGTTTTGCATTAACTACAATTCTATTAAACATCCATAATGCAGGCTTTTTCCCTGTAAATAGCATGATAATGGGTATGGGTATTTTCTTTGGCGGTGGAGCCCAGTTTATCGCTGGTGTTATGGAATGGAAAAGAGGAAATCATTTTGGAAGTATAGCATTTATGGCTTACGGAGCTTTTTGGCTTTCTTTAGTATTTACATGGTTAGCCCCTGGGGTTTTAGGAGCAGAAAAAGCGGATGGTAACGCGATGGGATGCTACTTAGGAATGTGGGGACTTTTTACCTTAGTTAATTTTATCCAAACATTAAAAGGACATACTGTAGGTAAACTTTTATTTGGATCATTGACTCTACTATTCTTTTTATTAGCAGCTGGTAATTTTACTGGTAGCGAACTAATTTTAAATATTGCGGGTTATGTAGGAATCGTGTGTGGATTCATTGCATTTTACGAAGCATCAACTATTATGATTAATAGAACATTCGAAAAGGATATCCTTCCTCTTTAG
- a CDS encoding glycosyltransferase family 2 protein, whose protein sequence is MDLSIVVPLLNEQDSLEELFTRIKTVCHENGFSFEVIFVDDGSTDDSWEIIEYLSKFHQEVKGIKFRKNYGKSPALNAAFKQVKGNVVITMDADLQDFPEEIPALYNTLINKKADIVSGWKQNRQDNKLTKNLPSKLFNAVARKTSGVNLHDFNCGLKAYRYEVTQNVELYGDMHRYIPVLAKNAGYHRILEKQVRHQARKYGVSKFGPSRFINGFLDLITLYFQAKFGTRPMHIFGLIGTIMFVVGFLASVYLGLDKLFRLFILDKPTRLITDSPYFYISLTSMILGTQLFLAGFLGELIVRGNKDRKIYSVQKELNLD, encoded by the coding sequence ATGGATTTATCAATAGTTGTTCCTTTACTGAACGAACAAGATTCTTTAGAAGAATTATTTACACGAATCAAAACTGTATGTCACGAAAACGGATTCTCTTTCGAGGTGATCTTTGTGGATGATGGTAGTACAGATGATTCATGGGAAATTATTGAATATTTATCGAAATTTCATCAAGAAGTTAAAGGAATTAAATTCCGTAAGAATTATGGTAAATCACCTGCTTTAAATGCTGCTTTTAAACAAGTTAAAGGTAATGTAGTGATTACGATGGATGCCGATTTACAGGATTTTCCTGAAGAAATCCCCGCATTATACAATACATTAATCAATAAGAAAGCAGATATTGTTTCTGGATGGAAACAAAACCGTCAAGATAACAAATTAACAAAAAATTTACCTTCGAAGTTGTTCAATGCAGTAGCTCGCAAAACTTCTGGTGTTAATTTACATGATTTTAATTGTGGATTAAAAGCTTATCGTTATGAAGTAACTCAAAATGTAGAGCTTTATGGCGATATGCACCGATATATTCCCGTTTTAGCTAAAAATGCAGGTTACCATCGCATTTTAGAAAAACAAGTACGTCACCAAGCACGTAAATACGGTGTTTCTAAATTTGGTCCAAGCCGTTTTATAAATGGATTTTTAGATTTAATCACATTGTATTTCCAAGCGAAATTCGGTACACGACCAATGCATATCTTTGGATTGATTGGTACGATCATGTTCGTCGTTGGATTTTTAGCATCTGTTTATTTAGGTCTGGATAAATTATTTCGATTATTTATTCTAGATAAACCAACACGACTTATTACAGATAGTCCATATTTTTATATCTCACTTACATCGATGATTTTAGGTACTCAGCTTTTCTTGGCAGGGTTTTTAGGGGAATTAATTGTAAGAGGAAATAAAGACCGCAAGATTTACAGTGTCCAAAAGGAACTTAATCTGGATTAA
- a CDS encoding phospho-sugar mutase: MSTSLERAQLWLSDAYDAETRNAVQDLIDNNPTELDDSFYRDLEFGTGGMRGIMGVGTNRLNKYTLGAATQGLSNYLNAQFPEKEKSVAIAYDVRHNSDKFAKMVADVLTANGIKVYLFESFRPTPELSFTVRHLGCDAGIVLTASHNPPIYNGYKVYWNDGAQIVPPHDKAIISEVGNVKVEEIRFEGNDKLITYIGQEIDQAFIDAAVENGSFTNEGKEDVKIVFTSIHGTSVVITPKAFEQAGFTQVHQVAEQAIPSGDFPTVKSPNPEEPEALTMAVDLANEINADIVIGTDPDADRVGVAARDNDGNMVLLNGNQMNTVLAYYLLEKWEEAGKITGKEFIGSTIVTSDIFYDIAAKFGVDCKVGLTGFKWIADMIRNFEGQEKFIGGGEESFGFMVGDFIRDKDSVTTALLVSEIAAVEKAKGSSLYNKLVDIYIALGKAFQEDLISIVKPGKEGAELIANMMVDFRANPPKELAGSPVVRVKDFQSSIEKDLVSGEEKAIDVPKSNVLIFYTADGSKVACRPSGTEPKIKYYFSVNAPLVAKEDYKEVQKVLLAKIDQLKVDFSK, encoded by the coding sequence ATGAGTACAAGTTTAGAAAGAGCTCAACTTTGGCTTTCTGATGCATATGACGCAGAAACAAGAAATGCTGTACAAGATTTAATAGATAACAATCCAACAGAACTAGATGATTCTTTTTACCGTGATCTTGAATTTGGAACGGGAGGTATGAGAGGAATTATGGGAGTGGGTACGAATCGATTAAATAAATATACTTTAGGTGCAGCAACACAAGGTTTATCGAATTATTTAAATGCTCAATTTCCTGAAAAAGAGAAATCAGTTGCGATAGCTTATGATGTAAGACATAATTCAGATAAGTTCGCTAAAATGGTCGCGGACGTTTTAACAGCTAATGGAATTAAGGTTTATTTATTTGAATCTTTCCGTCCTACGCCAGAGTTATCTTTTACAGTACGTCATCTTGGATGCGATGCAGGAATTGTTTTGACAGCATCTCATAATCCGCCCATTTACAATGGATATAAAGTGTATTGGAATGATGGGGCGCAAATTGTACCTCCTCATGATAAAGCCATTATTTCTGAAGTTGGAAACGTAAAAGTGGAAGAAATCCGATTTGAAGGTAACGACAAATTAATTACATACATCGGTCAAGAAATAGATCAAGCATTTATCGATGCAGCGGTTGAAAATGGAAGTTTTACGAATGAAGGGAAAGAAGATGTGAAAATTGTTTTCACTTCCATTCATGGTACTTCTGTAGTGATTACACCTAAAGCTTTTGAACAAGCTGGATTTACGCAAGTTCATCAAGTGGCTGAACAAGCAATTCCTAGTGGAGATTTTCCAACTGTAAAGTCACCAAATCCGGAAGAGCCTGAAGCATTAACGATGGCTGTCGATTTAGCCAATGAAATTAATGCAGATATTGTAATTGGAACTGATCCAGACGCTGACCGTGTAGGTGTAGCAGCTCGTGATAATGATGGTAACATGGTTTTGTTGAATGGAAACCAAATGAATACAGTTTTAGCTTACTACTTATTAGAAAAATGGGAAGAAGCTGGTAAAATTACAGGGAAAGAATTTATTGGGTCTACGATTGTAACCTCAGATATTTTCTATGATATCGCTGCTAAATTTGGTGTGGATTGTAAAGTTGGATTAACAGGATTCAAATGGATTGCTGACATGATCCGTAATTTCGAAGGTCAAGAGAAATTTATCGGTGGAGGAGAAGAGTCTTTTGGATTTATGGTCGGTGACTTTATTCGTGATAAAGATTCTGTAACAACTGCTTTATTAGTTTCTGAAATTGCAGCTGTAGAAAAAGCAAAAGGAAGTTCTTTATACAACAAGTTAGTCGATATTTATATTGCTTTAGGAAAAGCCTTCCAAGAAGATTTAATTTCGATAGTTAAGCCTGGTAAAGAAGGAGCCGAATTAATCGCCAATATGATGGTTGATTTCCGTGCTAATCCTCCGAAAGAACTAGCCGGTTCTCCAGTGGTTCGTGTGAAAGATTTCCAATCATCTATCGAAAAGGATTTAGTTTCAGGAGAAGAAAAAGCAATTGATGTTCCTAAGTCGAATGTATTAATTTTCTATACAGCGGATGGAAGCAAAGTAGCTTGTCGACCTTCGGGAACTGAACCAAAAATTAAATACTATTTTTCTGTTAATGCTCCTTTAGTAGCTAAAGAAGATTATAAAGAAGTACAAAAAGTATTATTAGCTAAAATTGATCAATTAAAAGTAGATTTTAGTAAATAA
- a CDS encoding GIN domain-containing protein — translation MNKFLALSLLGFSMMSCSSSIDGEGAATAQQSFTVDQINELNVACNCNVTLIPGNEIGVKVESHQNIIDNLKVEGKNGTLNISENKSIGQYSAYDVFVYVTRDLKDIDVSKQTNLKVSGTLNVDDLEIEASEQSKIDDTYLITNNLKLSVYDQSAVKLQGTALALIYKGSNQSQGDLFAYESNDAQINVSDNAILNINSRKSLAGSAKGNAVVTYVGEPSKDTKISDNAQVIKK, via the coding sequence ATGAATAAATTTTTAGCATTATCACTTTTAGGATTCTCGATGATGAGTTGTTCATCATCTATTGATGGTGAAGGAGCAGCGACTGCTCAACAATCATTTACAGTAGATCAAATCAATGAACTGAACGTTGCATGTAATTGTAATGTCACTTTAATTCCAGGAAATGAAATTGGCGTTAAAGTAGAAAGTCATCAGAATATTATTGATAACCTAAAGGTTGAAGGTAAAAATGGGACTTTAAACATATCAGAAAACAAATCGATTGGTCAATACAGTGCATATGATGTATTTGTTTATGTGACAAGAGATTTAAAAGATATTGATGTTTCAAAACAAACAAACTTAAAAGTTTCAGGAACTTTAAATGTAGATGATTTGGAAATTGAAGCTTCGGAACAGTCTAAAATTGATGATACTTATTTGATTACGAATAATCTTAAGCTTTCAGTTTATGATCAATCAGCTGTTAAACTTCAAGGGACAGCTTTAGCTTTAATCTATAAAGGGTCTAATCAATCGCAAGGTGATCTTTTTGCTTATGAGTCCAATGATGCTCAAATTAACGTAAGTGATAATGCGATATTAAATATTAATTCTAGAAAATCTTTAGCGGGGTCGGCGAAAGGAAATGCGGTAGTCACTTATGTAGGAGAGCCTTCTAAGGATACTAAAATTTCTGACAACGCTCAAGTCATAAAAAAATAA
- a CDS encoding inorganic phosphate transporter, whose product MDLTILFLVIALAIVFDFINGFHDAANSIATVVTTKVLTPIQAIIWAAFFNFVAFFIAKFIIGEFGVADTISKIIKEDIVTSFGANPSVVIMAALLAAITWNLLTWKLGIPSSSSHTLIGGLAGGALASTGFNFSSVNIEIILTIVAFIFVAPVIGLLAGNIISIITLNICRNVKPHKADTWFKRLQLVSSALLSIGHGLNDSQKVMGVITFALLANQTAIIDTDMNSWYFNDIFNWKEWFITENAADIHDWVPIVCFSAIAIGTLGGGMKILKTMGNKITKITPIEGFTAQTASAVTLFFTEHIKMPVSTTHVITGSIIGVGMVKRVSAVRWGVTVSLLWAWVLTIPISALIATAFYYFLKLFF is encoded by the coding sequence ATGGACCTTACGATTTTATTTTTAGTCATTGCTTTAGCAATTGTATTTGACTTTATCAACGGTTTTCATGATGCTGCAAATTCTATCGCAACCGTTGTGACAACAAAAGTTCTTACCCCTATTCAAGCCATTATATGGGCTGCCTTCTTTAATTTCGTGGCATTTTTTATTGCAAAATTTATCATTGGTGAATTTGGAGTTGCCGATACTATTTCCAAAATTATCAAAGAAGATATTGTAACATCCTTTGGAGCGAATCCTTCAGTAGTTATAATGGCAGCATTACTTGCAGCTATTACATGGAACTTATTAACTTGGAAATTAGGTATACCATCATCTTCATCACATACTTTAATTGGAGGATTAGCAGGTGGTGCTTTAGCTTCAACAGGTTTTAACTTTTCTTCTGTCAACATAGAAATTATTTTAACTATTGTAGCATTTATATTCGTTGCTCCTGTTATCGGTTTATTAGCAGGAAATATTATTAGTATTATTACATTAAATATTTGTCGTAATGTAAAACCACACAAAGCGGATACTTGGTTTAAAAGATTACAATTAGTTTCATCAGCTTTATTAAGTATTGGACATGGTTTAAATGATTCTCAGAAAGTAATGGGTGTAATTACCTTTGCTTTATTAGCCAACCAAACAGCTATCATTGACACTGACATGAACTCATGGTATTTTAACGATATTTTCAACTGGAAAGAATGGTTTATTACAGAAAATGCTGCTGATATTCACGATTGGGTTCCCATCGTTTGTTTCTCTGCAATTGCGATTGGAACTTTAGGTGGAGGTATGAAAATCTTAAAAACAATGGGGAATAAAATTACTAAGATTACTCCAATTGAAGGATTTACAGCACAAACAGCATCTGCTGTTACGTTATTCTTTACAGAACACATCAAAATGCCTGTATCAACAACACACGTAATTACAGGATCTATAATTGGTGTAGGAATGGTAAAAAGAGTTTCTGCCGTACGTTGGGGAGTTACTGTAAGTTTATTATGGGCTTGGGTTTTAACTATTCCAATATCAGCATTAATCGCTACTGCTTTCTATTATTTTTTAAAGTTATTCTTTTAA
- a CDS encoding CTP synthase, whose translation METNKTAKYIFVTGGVTSSLGKGIVASSLGMLLEARGYRVTIQKLDPYINVDPGTLNPYEHGECYVTEDGAETDLDLGHYERYLNRPTSKANSVTTGRIYQSVIEKERRGDYLGKTVQVVPHITNEIKRRIKLLGNTGDYDIIITEIGGTVGDIESLPYIETIRQLIWELGDHNSLVIHLTLVPYLAASGELKTKPTQHSVRTLMESGINANVLVTRTEHHLSKEVKAKLAQFCNVRKENVIECMDADTIYDVPFLLHEQEFDEVVLKGLDLPTNQEPDFTVWKKFLASHKNPANEVEIALVGKYVSLHDSYKSITEAFTHAGAASETKVKVRWVYSGDITEENVAEVLAGVSGVLIAPGFGDRGILGKIIAAKYTRQNNIPTLGICLGMQIMAIEFARNVLGYEKADSTEMDLSTPHPVISLMEDQKDISDKGGTMRLGNWKCHLEEGSKIKDIYGSTEILERHRHRYEFNSEYYNEFVSNGLIPVGKNPETDLVEILEHNEHPYYIGVQFHPEYKSTVASPHPLFISFIEAALSNK comes from the coding sequence ATGGAAACAAACAAAACAGCAAAGTACATTTTTGTTACGGGAGGAGTAACATCGTCGTTAGGTAAAGGAATTGTAGCATCTTCATTAGGAATGCTATTAGAAGCAAGAGGATATCGTGTAACCATTCAAAAACTTGATCCTTACATCAATGTTGACCCAGGTACACTTAATCCATATGAACACGGTGAGTGTTATGTAACAGAAGATGGAGCTGAAACCGATTTAGATTTAGGTCACTACGAGAGATATTTAAATCGTCCAACTTCAAAAGCGAATTCAGTTACTACTGGACGAATCTACCAATCAGTTATCGAAAAAGAACGTCGTGGAGATTATTTAGGAAAAACAGTTCAAGTTGTTCCTCACATCACCAATGAAATTAAACGTCGTATCAAATTATTAGGTAATACAGGTGATTATGATATTATCATTACTGAAATTGGTGGTACGGTTGGTGATATCGAATCATTACCATACATCGAAACAATTCGTCAGCTAATTTGGGAATTAGGTGATCACAATTCACTGGTGATTCATTTAACATTAGTTCCTTATTTAGCCGCTTCTGGTGAATTAAAAACAAAACCTACACAACATTCTGTTCGTACATTAATGGAAAGTGGAATTAATGCCAATGTATTAGTAACTCGAACTGAGCACCATTTATCTAAAGAAGTAAAAGCTAAATTGGCTCAATTCTGTAATGTTCGTAAAGAAAATGTCATTGAGTGTATGGATGCTGATACTATATATGATGTTCCATTTTTATTACACGAACAAGAATTTGATGAAGTTGTATTAAAAGGATTAGATTTGCCAACCAATCAGGAACCTGATTTTACGGTTTGGAAAAAATTCTTAGCAAGTCATAAAAATCCAGCGAATGAAGTTGAAATTGCACTAGTTGGTAAATATGTTTCCTTACATGATTCTTACAAATCTATTACAGAAGCTTTTACTCATGCTGGAGCTGCAAGTGAAACGAAGGTGAAAGTCAGATGGGTATATTCTGGTGATATTACAGAAGAAAATGTAGCCGAGGTTTTAGCAGGAGTTTCAGGAGTTTTAATCGCACCTGGTTTTGGTGATCGAGGAATTTTAGGAAAAATTATTGCGGCAAAATATACACGTCAAAACAATATTCCAACCTTAGGAATTTGTTTAGGTATGCAAATTATGGCCATTGAATTTGCTCGTAATGTCTTAGGTTACGAAAAAGCTGATTCTACTGAAATGGATTTATCGACTCCTCATCCGGTAATTAGTTTAATGGAAGATCAAAAAGATATCTCAGACAAAGGAGGTACAATGCGTTTAGGAAACTGGAAATGTCATTTAGAAGAAGGTTCTAAAATCAAAGACATCTATGGTTCTACTGAAATTTTAGAACGTCACCGTCACAGATACGAATTTAACAGTGAGTATTACAATGAATTTGTTTCAAATGGATTAATTCCAGTTGGTAAAAATCCTGAAACTGATTTAGTCGAAATATTAGAACACAACGAACATCCTTATTATATCGGTGTTCAATTCCATCCGGAATACAAAAGTACGGTTGCTTCACCACACCCGCTATTTATTAGCTTTATCGAAGCAGCTTTGTCGAACAAGTAA
- the yidC gene encoding membrane protein insertase YidC: MQQEKSNLNQIIAFVLMGILLFGLMYYNTPSDEELEQQKKELVQKEEEAKAKQAVNSQKAQAIFQPVTGEVKDIEASNEKMNVKFASKGGQIESVQLISYTTYEKGVKDTPLYLAKDGSNSFNLTFKTKDGVEVNTKDLNFIPSVQKNASNTIVTMTAAAQGGQIQYVYTLGDSYGIDLEVKSQGLSNMTSDKEVALSWKMDGFSTEKGHDQEKYWSHTYFQFKGSNDLEYELFGSDEWEEEEAISWVANKQQFFATVLSSEEGFKNTKGGSLNADEEDTTFAKHYFFTSRLELKNAELNHKLTFDFLPLDYNMLKDYNDKGFQNLIDFGWGIFGGLNKYFFLPVFKFLANFGIELGWVIFLLTIVVKLVLSPIMYKQYRQSALMKVLRPELNEINEKFKDSKDAMKKQQATMEIYRNAGVNPLAGCLPALLQIPIFYALFRFFPNLIDLRGVSFLFAEDLTAYDDIIKIPEWIPVLDGHLSVFALLYIVAMMVYFKVSGSMDNFQMPQQEGMPNMEFMKYMMYIMPIFFFIFLNNYASGLSWYYLVSNTINIFIVLYIKKVMINEEKIHQIIAANKAKPKKEGKFSSRMQDMMKKAQEMQEQQEQMKKNRK, encoded by the coding sequence ATGCAACAAGAAAAATCTAATCTTAATCAGATTATTGCTTTTGTTTTAATGGGTATCTTATTATTTGGTTTAATGTATTATAATACACCAAGTGATGAAGAACTAGAACAACAAAAGAAAGAATTAGTACAGAAAGAAGAAGAAGCTAAAGCAAAACAAGCTGTAAATTCACAGAAAGCACAAGCTATTTTTCAACCCGTAACTGGAGAAGTCAAAGACATCGAAGCTTCTAATGAAAAAATGAATGTGAAGTTTGCTTCTAAAGGAGGACAAATTGAATCTGTTCAGTTGATTTCTTATACCACTTACGAAAAAGGTGTAAAAGACACTCCTTTATATTTAGCAAAAGATGGATCTAACTCTTTCAACTTAACTTTTAAAACAAAAGATGGAGTTGAAGTGAATACCAAAGACTTAAACTTTATCCCTTCTGTTCAGAAAAATGCATCTAACACTATTGTGACGATGACTGCTGCAGCACAAGGAGGTCAAATTCAGTATGTGTATACATTAGGTGACTCGTACGGAATTGACTTAGAAGTTAAATCTCAAGGGTTATCAAACATGACTTCAGATAAAGAAGTTGCGTTGAGCTGGAAAATGGATGGATTCTCTACAGAGAAAGGTCATGATCAAGAAAAATACTGGTCACATACTTATTTCCAATTCAAAGGATCTAATGATTTAGAATATGAATTATTTGGTTCTGACGAATGGGAAGAAGAGGAAGCGATCTCATGGGTAGCAAATAAACAACAATTCTTTGCTACAGTATTATCTTCTGAAGAAGGTTTTAAAAATACAAAAGGTGGATCTTTAAATGCTGACGAAGAAGATACAACATTTGCGAAGCACTATTTCTTTACTTCAAGATTAGAATTAAAGAATGCTGAATTAAACCATAAATTAACTTTTGATTTCCTTCCTTTAGACTATAATATGTTAAAGGATTATAATGATAAAGGTTTTCAAAACTTAATTGATTTTGGATGGGGTATTTTTGGAGGATTAAACAAATATTTCTTCTTACCTGTATTTAAATTCTTAGCGAACTTTGGGATCGAATTAGGATGGGTAATTTTCTTATTAACAATCGTTGTTAAGTTAGTCCTATCTCCTATTATGTACAAACAATATCGTCAATCTGCTTTAATGAAGGTTTTACGTCCTGAATTAAATGAGATCAACGAAAAGTTTAAAGATTCTAAAGATGCGATGAAGAAACAACAAGCAACGATGGAAATCTATCGTAATGCGGGTGTTAATCCTTTAGCGGGATGTTTACCAGCGTTATTACAAATTCCAATTTTCTATGCTTTATTCCGTTTCTTCCCAAACTTAATCGATTTAAGAGGTGTTTCTTTCTTATTTGCAGAAGATTTAACAGCATATGATGATATCATTAAAATCCCGGAATGGATTCCAGTATTAGATGGTCACTTATCTGTGTTTGCATTATTATATATTGTTGCCATGATGGTTTACTTTAAAGTTTCTGGTTCGATGGATAATTTCCAAATGCCACAACAAGAAGGAATGCCAAATATGGAATTCATGAAATACATGATGTATATAATGCCAATTTTCTTCTTTATCTTCCTTAACAACTATGCATCGGGATTATCTTGGTACTATTTAGTATCAAATACGATTAATATCTTTATTGTATTATACATTAAGAAAGTAATGATTAATGAAGAAAAGATTCATCAGATTATTGCTGCAAACAAAGCGAAACCTAAAAAAGAAGGTAAATTCTCATCTCGTATGCAAGACATGATGAAGAAAGCTCAAGAAATGCAAGAACAACAAGAGCAAATGAAAAAAAATCGTAAATAG
- a CDS encoding GlsB/YeaQ/YmgE family stress response membrane protein, whose translation MMISVLIFSFLWNWISWAIFGLIAGAIAKAIMPGKDPGGFWVTMLIGIIGAILGGWISTILLQYDPNNWSFGGFLVAIAGALILLFIYRKVATK comes from the coding sequence GATGATATCAGTGTTAATTTTCTCATTCCTATGGAATTGGATTTCATGGGCAATTTTCGGTTTAATTGCTGGAGCGATAGCAAAAGCTATTATGCCAGGGAAAGATCCGGGAGGATTTTGGGTAACAATGTTAATAGGAATTATCGGAGCAATCCTAGGAGGATGGATTTCAACAATTTTATTACAATACGATCCAAACAACTGGTCTTTCGGAGGATTTTTAGTAGCAATTGCTGGAGCATTAATTTTATTATTTATCTACAGAAAAGTAGCTACGAAATAA
- a CDS encoding DUF4199 domain-containing protein: MNTINKVLRSSLILTAIVLVLFFGLYMAFSTNGGITPKDYYKYTMMICCFILVPLFAGFSFFTTLSVSKAKAKTATTIEELMSFKEGFKIGFYTMFIAGVISLAVIFIFFNTAGEWAQDALRNGILDTFMTNMDAEQAKVIEQSRKEPEIMKVNLFSFKYFFGLLSMFLSFYMAVSAIFAQFLKKRVY; this comes from the coding sequence ATGAATACAATAAATAAAGTATTAAGAAGCTCACTAATATTAACAGCAATCGTATTAGTGTTGTTTTTTGGATTATATATGGCGTTTTCAACGAATGGGGGGATTACACCAAAAGATTATTATAAATATACAATGATGATTTGTTGTTTTATTTTGGTTCCCTTATTTGCAGGATTCTCTTTCTTTACTACTTTAAGTGTATCGAAAGCAAAAGCAAAAACGGCAACGACTATAGAAGAATTAATGTCATTTAAAGAAGGATTTAAAATTGGCTTTTATACCATGTTTATCGCAGGTGTTATCAGTTTAGCAGTTATTTTTATTTTCTTCAATACAGCAGGAGAGTGGGCACAAGATGCATTACGTAATGGAATCTTGGATACATTTATGACCAATATGGATGCTGAACAAGCAAAAGTAATCGAACAAAGTCGTAAAGAACCAGAAATTATGAAAGTGAATTTATTTTCATTTAAATATTTCTTTGGTTTACTTTCAATGTTCTTATCTTTTTACATGGCTGTTTCTGCAATTTTTGCACAGTTCTTAAAAAAACGAGTTTATTAA
- a CDS encoding IS1182 family transposase — protein sequence MYTSSKIVFKDYNPKENLLFPPNLSELIEEKHPVRVISNIIDGLAIKNLINSYKPYGTSSYHPKMLLKVLIYGYLSNIYSSRKLEQALKENIHFMWLSGMNRPDHNTINRFRSERLKGKLKSIFTQIVLLLEKEGIVSLTTTFVDGTKIEASANRYTFVWGRAIKKHKARISEQLEDLWNYAESVAKEELQNTENIEFKEIDSEKVTQTIDKINEVLKDKKIPSKIRQKLNYGKKNWSKNLEKYKKQEEILQQRNSYSKTDTDATFMRMKEDHMKNGQLKPAYNLQISTNKQYILHYSIHHNPTDTKTLKPHLAGFEQHYHRTPKELVADAGYGSEENYNLLKSKKIKPYVKYNYFRKDQKSGQITSSESNPKLAKIREKAYKLLNTVRGIKLRKQRCHDVEPVFAEIKHNKNFKRFMLRGVDKVEIEVGLLAIAHNLKKMAKIT from the coding sequence GTGTATACTAGTTCGAAAATAGTCTTTAAAGATTACAATCCCAAAGAAAATTTGCTTTTTCCTCCAAATTTATCGGAGTTGATAGAAGAAAAGCATCCTGTTAGAGTTATTTCCAATATAATAGATGGTTTAGCAATTAAAAATCTTATTAATAGCTATAAACCATATGGAACATCATCTTATCACCCAAAAATGCTTCTGAAAGTGTTGATTTATGGCTACCTAAGTAATATTTATTCAAGCCGTAAATTAGAACAAGCACTGAAAGAAAATATTCATTTTATGTGGCTTTCTGGAATGAATCGTCCTGACCATAATACGATAAATCGCTTTCGTAGCGAGCGATTAAAAGGTAAACTGAAATCTATATTCACTCAAATAGTCTTGCTTTTAGAAAAAGAAGGAATCGTTAGTTTAACAACCACTTTTGTTGATGGGACTAAGATTGAGGCAAGCGCTAATCGCTATACATTCGTTTGGGGAAGAGCGATTAAAAAACACAAAGCTAGAATTTCTGAGCAGTTAGAAGACTTATGGAATTACGCAGAAAGTGTAGCAAAAGAAGAGCTTCAAAACACAGAAAATATTGAATTTAAAGAAATCGATTCTGAAAAAGTCACACAAACAATTGATAAGATAAATGAAGTTTTGAAAGATAAAAAAATCCCATCAAAGATTCGTCAAAAGCTCAATTATGGAAAGAAAAATTGGTCTAAGAATTTAGAAAAATACAAAAAACAAGAAGAGATTTTACAACAAAGAAATTCTTACTCTAAGACCGATACAGATGCTACATTTATGAGAATGAAAGAAGATCATATGAAAAATGGTCAGCTAAAACCCGCTTATAATCTGCAAATCTCCACGAATAAACAGTATATTTTACATTATTCTATTCACCATAATCCAACCGATACAAAAACTCTAAAACCTCATTTAGCAGGTTTTGAGCAGCATTACCATAGAACTCCAAAAGAGCTTGTAGCCGATGCGGGCTATGGCTCAGAAGAAAATTATAACTTGCTTAAATCAAAAAAGATAAAACCTTACGTAAAATACAATTACTTCAGAAAAGATCAAAAATCAGGACAAATTACTTCTTCAGAGAGCAATCCCAAACTGGCTAAAATAAGAGAAAAAGCATATAAACTTCTCAATACAGTGAGAGGTATCAAACTCAGAAAACAAAGATGTCACGATGTTGAACCAGTTTTTGCCGAAATAAAACACAACAAAAACTTTAAACGATTTATGTTAAGAGGAGTTGATAAAGTCGAAATTGAAGTCGGCTTACTTGCTATTGCTCATAACTTAAAGAAAATGGCGAAAATCACCTGA